In Chelonia mydas isolate rCheMyd1 chromosome 20, rCheMyd1.pri.v2, whole genome shotgun sequence, a single genomic region encodes these proteins:
- the RTBDN gene encoding retbindin isoform X1: MWEEGAGETERPPRPHRAYTSVTRATPDSPQRRSGGRVAAAGICFAAAGAGGGELRRRSPAQRRQWGGRRGRSPPRSPRQDPPSPAASSGAMSGRGSVWALAIGWALAMLCGGAGGLDSRCLAGGKHKVAPSPEGQLGVCQLYAANACCSPKVAQEISSAPLAKVNDISWNRCRSLSPRCKHYLQRVECFYRCSPSAARWPHPQRPTAVLEVPLCLSFCEAWYEACKDDLTCARNWVSDWQWGPQGNNCSRDCVPYSQMYRDGRELCENIWGDSFVAAREPCPCLSLTGSDTDPLPEDGDSSEEPDSTKAGSPRGPCPASSLLRRGLHKRSVFMEDVEGSGSGL; the protein is encoded by the exons ATGTGGGAGGAAGGAGCGGGAGAGACAGAGCGCCCCCCACGGCCCCACCGGGCGTACACCAGTGTGACGCGGGCGACTCCGGATTCACCCCAGCGCCGCTCCGGCGGGCGAGTGGCTGCTGCAGGGATTTGCTTTGCAGCAGCCGGAGCAGGAGGAGGCGAGCTGAGGCGCCGCTCCCCTGCCCAGCGGCGGCAGTGGGGTGGAAGAAGGGGGAGATCGCCCCCCCGGTCACCCAGGCAAGACCCCCCCAGTCCAGCAGCCAGCTCAG GTGCCATGAGTGGCCGGGGCAGTGTGTGGGCACTGGCCATCGGCTGGGCGCTGGCCATGCTGTGCGGAGGCGCCGGGGGCCTGGACAGCCGCTGCCTGGCTGGAGGGAAGCACAAGGTGGCCCCTAGCCCCGAGGGGCAGCTGGGCGTTTGCCAGCTCTACGCTGCCA ACGCCTGCTGCTCCCCCAAGGTGGCCCAGGAGATCTCCAGCGCCCCACTCGCCAAGGTCAACGACATCTCCTGGAATCGCTGCAGGAGCCTCAGCCCCAG GTGCAAGCACTACCTCCAGCGGGTTGAATGCTTCTACCGCTGCTCCCCCAGCGCCGCccgctggccccacccccagcgcccCACAGCTGTCCTGGAGGTGCCCCTCTGCCTGAGCTTCTGTGAGGCGTG GTATGAAGCCTGCAAGGATGACCTGACTTGTGCCCGCAACTGGGTGAGTGACTGGCAGTGGGGTCCCCAGGGAAACAACTGCAGCCGGGACTGTGTGCCCTACAGCCAG atGTACCGGGACGGCAGGGAGCTCTGCGAGAACATCTGGGGCGACTCCTTCGTGGCCGCCCgggagccctgcccctgcctgagcCTGACAGGCTCCGACACCGACCCTCTGCCCGAGGACGGGGACAGCTCGGAGGAGCCTGACTCCACCAAAGCCGGCAGCCCCCGGGGGccctgcccggccagcagccTCCTCCGGCGCGGCCTGCACAAGCGCTCCGTCTTCATGGAGGACGTGGAGGGGAGCGGGAGCGGGCTCTAG
- the RTBDN gene encoding retbindin isoform X2 has product MSGRGSVWALAIGWALAMLCGGAGGLDSRCLAGGKHKVAPSPEGQLGVCQLYAANACCSPKVAQEISSAPLAKVNDISWNRCRSLSPRCKHYLQRVECFYRCSPSAARWPHPQRPTAVLEVPLCLSFCEAWYEACKDDLTCARNWVSDWQWGPQGNNCSRDCVPYSQMYRDGRELCENIWGDSFVAAREPCPCLSLTGSDTDPLPEDGDSSEEPDSTKAGSPRGPCPASSLLRRGLHKRSVFMEDVEGSGSGL; this is encoded by the exons ATGAGTGGCCGGGGCAGTGTGTGGGCACTGGCCATCGGCTGGGCGCTGGCCATGCTGTGCGGAGGCGCCGGGGGCCTGGACAGCCGCTGCCTGGCTGGAGGGAAGCACAAGGTGGCCCCTAGCCCCGAGGGGCAGCTGGGCGTTTGCCAGCTCTACGCTGCCA ACGCCTGCTGCTCCCCCAAGGTGGCCCAGGAGATCTCCAGCGCCCCACTCGCCAAGGTCAACGACATCTCCTGGAATCGCTGCAGGAGCCTCAGCCCCAG GTGCAAGCACTACCTCCAGCGGGTTGAATGCTTCTACCGCTGCTCCCCCAGCGCCGCccgctggccccacccccagcgcccCACAGCTGTCCTGGAGGTGCCCCTCTGCCTGAGCTTCTGTGAGGCGTG GTATGAAGCCTGCAAGGATGACCTGACTTGTGCCCGCAACTGGGTGAGTGACTGGCAGTGGGGTCCCCAGGGAAACAACTGCAGCCGGGACTGTGTGCCCTACAGCCAG atGTACCGGGACGGCAGGGAGCTCTGCGAGAACATCTGGGGCGACTCCTTCGTGGCCGCCCgggagccctgcccctgcctgagcCTGACAGGCTCCGACACCGACCCTCTGCCCGAGGACGGGGACAGCTCGGAGGAGCCTGACTCCACCAAAGCCGGCAGCCCCCGGGGGccctgcccggccagcagccTCCTCCGGCGCGGCCTGCACAAGCGCTCCGTCTTCATGGAGGACGTGGAGGGGAGCGGGAGCGGGCTCTAG